In one Pseudomonas sp. R84 genomic region, the following are encoded:
- a CDS encoding CvpA family protein has protein sequence MPFTWVDWAIVAIIAISALISLSRGFVKEALSLVTWIIAGVVAWMFGGSLSEYLAGYIETPSARVIAGCAIMFVATLIVGAMINYLIGELVRVTGLSGTDRFLGMAFGAARGVLLVVVAVGLLSLGPVQQDGWWKESQLVPKFLLVADWSKNLILGWSSQWLASGISVPADIPFKEQLLPSAKTPQ, from the coding sequence GTGCCATTTACCTGGGTTGACTGGGCGATCGTTGCAATCATCGCCATCTCCGCTTTGATCAGTTTGAGCCGCGGCTTCGTCAAGGAAGCATTATCGCTGGTGACCTGGATCATCGCAGGAGTCGTCGCCTGGATGTTCGGTGGCTCATTGTCCGAGTACCTCGCCGGATACATCGAAACCCCATCGGCTCGCGTGATCGCGGGCTGTGCCATCATGTTTGTCGCCACGCTGATCGTGGGCGCAATGATCAATTATCTTATCGGCGAGTTGGTTCGCGTCACCGGGTTGTCCGGGACCGATCGATTCCTCGGCATGGCCTTCGGCGCAGCGCGTGGCGTGTTGCTGGTGGTCGTGGCGGTCGGGCTGTTGAGTCTGGGGCCGGTACAGCAAGACGGGTGGTGGAAAGAATCACAGCTCGTACCAAAATTTCTATTGGTCGCTGATTGGTCCAAAAACCTGATTCTCGGGTGGAGCAGTCAGTGGCTTGCCAGCGGAATCAGCGTACCCGCTGATATTCCGTTCAAGGAGCAACTCTTGCCGTCGGCGAAAACGCCCCAGTGA